One genomic region from Podarcis raffonei isolate rPodRaf1 chromosome Z, rPodRaf1.pri, whole genome shotgun sequence encodes:
- the TNMD gene encoding tenomodulin, giving the protein MAKDPQEISEEFYVQDAQTPKATKELCKRYKICGVLLCSLVLSVILTFLGVYYFWNPPPKKIYDMEHTFFSEGEKQKILMKIDPLTRTEIFQTGKGNKEVLEIHDFKNGITGIFFVGDPKCFIRNQIKGIPETSNVDMEELEDEEITDTYFEQSVVWIPGEKPIENKDFLKGSKIFELCKNVTVYWIHPTLLREPELLDFENEGQEEVEDDPILRDKQDWARHQEEKEEQHLAKDVRPSTKRQARQLTEEDFPVNDYSQNGLEFHPLWDERGYCCAQCRRAHRYCQRVCEPLLGYYPYPYCYQGGRVICRVIMPCNWWVARMLGRV; this is encoded by the exons ATGGCGAAAGATCCCCAGGAGATCTCTGAGGAATTCTACGTCCAAGAT GCACAAACACCTAAAGCTACGAAAGAACTCTGCAAAAGATACAAGATCTGTGGGGTGTTGCTTTGCAGCCTAGTGCTGTCTGTCATCCTGACATTTCTTGGGGTCTATTATTTTTGGAATCCACCACCTAAAAAA ATCTATGACATGGAGCACACATTTTTCAGtgaaggagagaagcagaagatATTGATGAAGATAGATCCTCTAACCAGGACAGAGATCTTTCAAACTGGAAAGGGCAACAAGGAGGTTCTGGAAATACATGACTTCAAAAAT GGAATAACAGGCATCTTTTTTGTGGGAGACCCAAAGTGCTTCATCCGAAACCAGATTAAAGGGATTCCTGAAACATCCAACGTGGACATGGAGGAGCTGGAA GATGAGGAAATTACAGATACCTATTTCGAGCAGTCTGTAGTCTGGATTCCAGGGGAGAAGCCTATTGAAAATAAAGATTTCCTGAAAGGTTCCAAGATCTTTGAGCTCTGCAAAAATGTGACTGTGTACTGGATCCACCCGACCTTATTAAGAG AGCCAGAACTTCTTGACTTTGAAAATGAAGGTCAGGAGGAGGTGGAAGACGATCCGATTCTGAGAGACAAGCAAGACTGGGCGAGACatcaggaggaaaaggaagagcaaCACTTGGCTAAGGATGTCAGACCAAGTACCAAACGTCAGGCCCGGCAGCTCACAGAAGAGGATTTCCCTGTGAATGATTAC TCACAGAACGGACTGGAGTTCCATCCCCTGTGGGACGAGAGAGGATATTGCTGTGCCCAGTGCCGCCGTGCCCATCGATACTGCCAGAGGGTGTGTGAGCCTCTCCTAGGGTATTACCCTTACCCTTACTGTTACCAAGGAGGGAGGGTCATCTGCCGTGTAATCATGCCATGCAACTGGTGGGTAGCACGGATGCTGGGGCGAGTGTAA